One window of Salegentibacter sp. Hel_I_6 genomic DNA carries:
- a CDS encoding type IA DNA topoisomerase has translation MKTVIAEKPSVAWEIARLLGAHEKKEGYLKGSGYQVTWAYGHLVGLAMPEDYRLLGFRKENLPILPDPFRLTVRKLKKGKKYTMDPGAVKQLKVIGQLFNRSDSIIVATDAGREGELIFRYIYAYLKCNKPFERLWISSLTEKAINQGFDNLKPGSDFDGLYRAARGRSRADWLVGINATQALSIAAGNGIFSLGRVQTPTLALICQRYLENKDFSVRKYWQLQLKHQKEFIIFKSFSKAKWEDKKQAENALRAIEKKGRATVISVETKNATEQPPLLFDLTGLQKEANKKLNLSAKQTLNIAQSLYEKKFITYPRTGSKYIPKDLWVEIPKLVRALQDKDNYKKIISKMKWGQFNKRIVNDLRVTDHHGLLTTEKIPSALSSRENAVYNLIAFRLLESVSEACHKEITDIILEAGHNEFKISGCKILLPGWRGIKGNFSDTDTEIVQELPLLKIDDGLNIKEASVQEKMTSPPVPYTEAGLLSSMETAGKQIGNTEERKVLQHIGIGTPATRAAIIETLFKRQYVRKQKKSLIPTEKGLQVYGLIRDQKIADVAMTAEWELSLLKMENNEADGRNFQKELEAYAKSITKDLLQMPFANDNFPKLICPKCKSQQLIISDKIVKCPDEVCNWLQFRKVCGVQISIPDITSLVKNGKTALIKGMKSKASKKFDAYIVLNEEAKSSFKFEKRKRK, from the coding sequence ATGAAAACAGTGATTGCAGAGAAGCCAAGCGTAGCTTGGGAAATAGCCCGTTTATTGGGAGCCCACGAAAAAAAGGAAGGTTACCTGAAAGGCAGTGGCTATCAAGTTACCTGGGCCTATGGACACCTGGTTGGATTGGCAATGCCGGAAGATTATAGGCTATTGGGATTCAGGAAAGAAAATCTCCCCATTTTGCCCGATCCTTTCCGGCTTACGGTACGGAAGCTAAAAAAAGGAAAGAAGTACACTATGGACCCGGGGGCGGTAAAACAATTAAAAGTTATCGGACAACTCTTTAATCGTAGTGATTCTATTATCGTGGCTACGGATGCCGGACGTGAGGGCGAACTGATATTCCGGTACATCTATGCATACCTTAAATGCAATAAGCCTTTTGAGCGCCTTTGGATCAGTTCCCTGACCGAAAAAGCCATTAACCAGGGGTTTGATAACCTAAAACCGGGAAGCGATTTTGACGGATTGTACCGGGCCGCACGAGGCAGGAGCCGTGCCGACTGGCTGGTTGGCATCAATGCCACACAAGCACTTTCCATTGCCGCAGGAAACGGGATCTTTTCACTAGGAAGAGTGCAAACACCTACGCTTGCCCTTATCTGCCAACGATATTTGGAAAATAAGGATTTTTCGGTACGCAAATACTGGCAGCTCCAATTAAAGCACCAGAAGGAATTTATCATCTTTAAAAGCTTTTCCAAAGCTAAATGGGAAGACAAAAAACAGGCGGAGAATGCGTTGAGGGCAATTGAAAAGAAAGGCAGGGCCACGGTTATATCCGTAGAGACAAAAAATGCCACGGAACAACCGCCCCTGCTCTTTGACCTTACAGGACTACAAAAGGAAGCCAATAAAAAGTTGAACCTTTCCGCCAAGCAGACCCTGAATATCGCCCAGAGCCTGTACGAAAAGAAGTTCATTACCTATCCCCGCACCGGAAGTAAATATATTCCCAAAGATCTATGGGTGGAAATTCCCAAGCTTGTAAGGGCATTACAGGATAAGGACAACTATAAAAAGATCATATCCAAAATGAAATGGGGGCAGTTCAATAAACGTATCGTAAATGATCTGCGCGTAACCGATCACCACGGGCTTTTGACCACGGAAAAAATCCCCTCTGCGTTATCCTCCAGGGAAAATGCGGTGTATAACCTGATAGCCTTTCGCTTACTGGAATCCGTATCCGAAGCTTGTCATAAAGAAATAACGGATATTATTTTAGAGGCGGGCCATAATGAATTTAAAATAAGTGGCTGCAAAATTTTGCTCCCCGGCTGGCGGGGCATAAAAGGAAATTTCTCCGATACCGATACCGAAATTGTACAGGAACTTCCCCTCTTGAAAATCGATGATGGGCTCAATATCAAAGAAGCCTCGGTACAGGAAAAGATGACCAGTCCGCCCGTACCCTATACCGAAGCCGGCCTGTTATCCTCAATGGAAACCGCCGGAAAACAAATCGGGAATACAGAAGAACGGAAAGTCCTGCAACATATTGGAATCGGCACACCTGCAACCCGGGCGGCAATCATAGAAACACTTTTCAAACGTCAGTATGTGCGTAAACAAAAGAAATCGCTGATCCCCACAGAAAAAGGATTGCAGGTCTATGGATTAATCAGGGATCAAAAAATTGCCGATGTAGCAATGACCGCCGAATGGGAACTGAGCTTACTGAAAATGGAAAACAACGAAGCTGATGGTAGGAATTTTCAAAAGGAATTAGAGGCTTATGCAAAGTCTATTACCAAGGACCTGTTGCAAATGCCCTTTGCCAATGACAACTTTCCCAAACTAATATGCCCCAAATGTAAAAGCCAACAACTCATTATCAGTGACAAAATTGTCAAGTGTCCTGATGAAGTTTGTAACTGGCTACAGTTCCGAAAGGTATGTGGGGTCCAAATAAGTATCCCTGATATAACAAGCCTTGTTAAAAACGGGAAAACCGCGCTGATCAAAGGGATGAAAAGCAAAGCCAGTAAAAAATTCGATGCGTACATTGTATTGAATGAGGAAGCCAAAAGTTCTTTTAAGTTTGAAAAACGAAAGAGGAAATAA
- a CDS encoding Fic family protein, which translates to MAFDRNKPYNQLPDLPPTGIELESPVILKQLAKASRYLGELKGLCESLPDPQLLINTLVLQESRDSSAIENIVTTQDELYKATLAGDPIENHSAKEVLSYREALYTGIELMRERQGLIITNTMIEIVQTIKRNNAGIRNVPGTSLKNAINGEVIYTPPTGETIIREKLKALEQFTNGKVPFEADPLIKLAMLHYQFESIHPFADGNGRTGRIINALYLVQQGLLDYPVLYLSSYIVKYKSDYYQLLRGVTEMENWEDWIMYILTAISETSQLTISKIRRMLVLKESLENSMKGVLGASYKHELLQLLFTLPYIKIDILVNHQIAHRQTASVWLSKLVENDILHTKKMGRTTYYINHQLLSILN; encoded by the coding sequence ATGGCGTTTGATAGAAATAAACCTTATAACCAACTGCCTGATCTACCTCCGACCGGAATAGAGTTAGAGTCCCCTGTAATTCTAAAACAGTTGGCGAAAGCTTCGCGTTACTTAGGCGAATTAAAAGGTTTATGCGAAAGTCTTCCCGACCCGCAATTATTAATCAACACCTTGGTATTGCAGGAAAGTAGGGACAGTTCGGCTATTGAAAACATAGTAACCACGCAGGACGAACTCTATAAGGCCACACTCGCAGGAGACCCTATAGAAAACCATTCGGCAAAGGAGGTATTGAGCTACCGGGAGGCACTTTATACAGGTATTGAGTTGATGAGGGAACGACAAGGGCTTATTATAACCAATACTATGATTGAGATCGTCCAAACCATTAAACGGAACAACGCAGGAATACGTAATGTTCCCGGTACTAGCTTAAAAAACGCCATAAACGGGGAAGTAATCTATACTCCGCCAACGGGGGAAACCATAATCCGTGAAAAACTCAAAGCACTTGAACAGTTTACCAATGGTAAGGTTCCATTTGAGGCCGACCCGTTGATCAAGCTTGCCATGCTCCATTATCAATTTGAATCGATACATCCTTTTGCTGACGGCAATGGTCGTACCGGCAGGATCATTAATGCCCTGTACCTGGTACAGCAGGGCTTGCTGGATTATCCAGTTCTTTACCTGAGTTCCTATATTGTTAAATATAAAAGTGATTATTACCAATTACTCAGAGGAGTTACAGAAATGGAAAACTGGGAGGATTGGATTATGTATATCCTGACCGCAATATCGGAAACTTCCCAACTGACCATTTCCAAAATCAGAAGGATGTTGGTTTTAAAGGAGTCGCTTGAAAACTCAATGAAAGGGGTGCTGGGGGCATCCTATAAGCATGAACTGCTCCAACTGCTGTTTACCCTCCCTTATATAAAGATTGATATCCTGGTAAACCACCAGATAGCCCACCGCCAGACCGCTTCAGTTTGGCTTTCAAAACTTGTGGAGAATGACATCCTGCATACCAAGAAAATGGGAAGGACAACCTATTATATCAACCATCAGTTGTTGTCTATCCTAAATTAG
- a CDS encoding N-6 DNA methylase, whose amino-acid sequence MRFRKKQHLQQNIDALRIAFQLEKGKQQATLGERGCMMQYSGFGGLKFVLNPVAEEIDINHWRKSEHGFFPLTRELHQVLKENATDKKQYKRYVDSLRSSVLTAFFTPPQVIDAISIALRDSGLHFNKFLEPSAGIGSFVQSFSEDQQSKVTAYEKDMLTGKILKQLYPQSKICVSGFEEIPEKEQNTFDVIASNIPFGDTSVFDLSYSRSNSPAKVQAARSIHNYFFLKGTDMLREGGLLVFITSQGLLNSPKNEPIRRALMENNNLVSAIRLPNNLFTEYAGTQVGSDLVILQKNTLKQNLTLAEELFCQSNRTQYDTPANAIFQDSTRIVHTNRKLDTDPYGQPALIYTHKDGVAGIATDLKHMLSDDLGKHLDLAFYKGERNDKHILQIPMPRVTTPASHRSETRRSTTPTAIQENPKEPKQLSIFDLFEIADQPIAVAATSKKAKTAKRQKVKNRRTANGRQTNLFSGAMQPPVSNLTTIVAKDEKQESPGDLFSAVNGKDQPTKPTVSNTLSEPGLYSQELQAFHRNDCLVVDNGWVGHLQDVDKSEATAMFHPLRLPPLQKARAEAYIGVRDVYQQLYTKEAELQIEHKEEREQLNSLYVAFVKRYGKFNSARNIKLIKTDSAGKEMPYLERMVGGVVHKADIFSRPVTFPTTTLATDNPQESLAASLNKYGRVDLGYMSKTGNMTSDVLKEALNGRIFYNPIEKEYQISERWIAGNVVEKAQQLSTYLENNPGNVEARGSLTALEEARPRRIEFEELDFNLGERWIPTGVYARFASHLFDTEVRIHYSDSADDFSIQCNQKNVQIWDKYAVQSQSRKFDGIALLKHALVNTTPDITKKITVDDKEVKVRDMETIQMANTKIDEIRTAFTDWLYAQNDEFKTRLTDQYNDTFNCFVRPTYDGSHQEFPGLDRKRLGIEDLYDSQKDTVWMIKLNNGTICDHEVGTGKTLVMCTAAQELKRLGLAHKPMIIGLKSNVHEIAETYQAAYPHAKILFPGKNDFTPQKRQRMFGDIKNNDWDCVILTHDQFGMIPQSPEIQKEILEIELDSVERNLDAMQSQGNEVTRGMLRGALKRKENLEVKLKTLQHNIDNRKDDVMDFKMMGIDHLFIDESHQFKNLMFNTRHSRVAGLGNADGSQKALNLLFAIRTIQDRLNSDMGATFLSGTTISNSLTELYLLFKYLRPRALEKQGINCFDAWAAIYARKTTDYEFSVASNIVSKERFRYFIKVPELAQFYSEITDYRIARDIGIDRPEKNELLYNIPPTPEQEIFIDKLMQFAKNGDGRLLGRPPLSPSEEKAKMLIATDYARKMSLDMRMISSKYEDHPDNKASHCAANIAKYYNQYNTQKGTQFIFSDLGTYKPGEWNVYSEIKRKLVQDHDLPAHEVRFIQEAKSDKQRKELIKGMNEGKTRVLFGSTSMLGTGVNAQKRAVAVHHLDTPWRPSDLAQRDGRAIRTGNEIARHFADDKVDVIIYAVEKSLDSYKFNLLFNKQLFIDQLKSNNLGKRTIDEGSMDEKSGMNFSEYLAILSGNTDLLDKAKIEKQIAGLESEKRAFNRSKYGAKNKLKDFTELREGAKSRLDRMGLDWNNLQGRIQKRKDDTIANPVQLDGLSPNAGAKQSGAKLNQLAEKSRTGGHYQEIGSLYGFQLLVKTEVSEKKGVNIRLNRFFVKGEGNIKYTFNNGVIAKDPETASMNFLRALEKLPGYIDREQKKIAEIQKDLPVLHEVVGGTWSKENRLNELKTELAAIDRKLQLSTTPEPEEEQNNEKKEGVAKPNNTPENCSVGIKVR is encoded by the coding sequence ATGCGCTTCCGTAAAAAGCAACACCTCCAGCAAAATATTGATGCCCTGCGGATTGCTTTTCAATTGGAAAAGGGAAAACAGCAAGCTACCTTAGGCGAAAGAGGGTGTATGATGCAATACAGCGGCTTTGGCGGTCTTAAATTCGTACTGAACCCCGTAGCGGAAGAAATAGACATCAATCATTGGAGGAAGAGCGAACACGGGTTTTTTCCACTTACCAGGGAACTTCATCAGGTTTTAAAAGAGAATGCCACAGATAAAAAGCAATACAAACGTTATGTGGACAGTTTGCGGAGTTCCGTACTGACCGCTTTCTTTACACCTCCACAGGTCATTGATGCAATTTCGATAGCATTGCGGGATAGCGGTCTGCATTTTAATAAATTCCTCGAACCCTCGGCAGGTATCGGCTCTTTTGTTCAGTCCTTTTCAGAAGACCAGCAATCCAAAGTTACCGCTTATGAAAAGGATATGCTTACGGGCAAGATTTTAAAACAACTTTATCCCCAAAGCAAGATCTGTGTGAGTGGTTTTGAGGAAATCCCCGAAAAGGAACAAAACACCTTTGATGTCATCGCTAGCAATATCCCATTTGGCGATACTTCTGTGTTTGACCTTTCCTATTCCCGAAGCAACTCCCCTGCGAAGGTACAGGCTGCCAGAAGCATTCACAATTACTTTTTCCTCAAAGGAACCGATATGCTACGTGAGGGTGGCTTATTGGTATTTATCACTTCGCAAGGCCTGCTGAACAGCCCAAAGAACGAACCCATACGCAGGGCATTAATGGAAAACAACAATTTGGTATCGGCTATCCGTTTGCCCAATAACCTGTTTACCGAATATGCCGGTACGCAAGTGGGAAGCGACCTGGTTATCCTGCAAAAAAATACGTTAAAACAAAACCTAACCCTAGCGGAAGAACTTTTTTGCCAAAGCAACCGGACGCAATACGATACACCGGCCAATGCTATCTTTCAGGACAGCACAAGGATTGTGCATACCAACCGGAAATTGGACACCGACCCCTACGGACAACCTGCTTTAATCTATACCCACAAAGACGGCGTTGCCGGAATTGCCACAGATTTGAAGCACATGCTTTCCGATGACCTTGGCAAGCATCTGGACCTGGCTTTTTACAAGGGCGAACGCAACGATAAGCACATTCTGCAAATTCCAATGCCAAGGGTTACAACTCCTGCTAGTCACCGATCAGAAACCCGGCGTTCTACAACCCCGACCGCCATTCAGGAAAATCCGAAGGAACCAAAACAGTTAAGCATTTTTGACCTATTTGAAATTGCGGACCAACCCATAGCGGTTGCTGCTACCTCAAAAAAGGCCAAAACAGCCAAAAGGCAAAAGGTTAAAAACAGGAGAACCGCAAATGGTCGCCAAACCAACCTGTTCAGCGGAGCAATGCAGCCTCCGGTTTCCAATCTGACTACCATTGTGGCGAAGGACGAAAAACAGGAATCCCCCGGCGATCTGTTTTCGGCAGTAAACGGGAAGGACCAACCTACAAAACCTACCGTTTCCAATACCCTTTCCGAACCTGGTTTATATAGTCAAGAATTACAAGCGTTTCACCGTAACGATTGCCTGGTCGTGGATAACGGCTGGGTTGGCCATTTGCAAGATGTTGATAAAAGTGAGGCTACTGCAATGTTCCACCCTTTGCGCTTACCGCCCTTGCAAAAAGCAAGGGCCGAAGCCTATATCGGGGTGCGCGATGTCTACCAACAGCTTTATACTAAAGAGGCAGAGCTTCAGATAGAACATAAGGAAGAACGGGAGCAACTCAATAGTTTGTACGTCGCTTTTGTCAAAAGGTACGGCAAATTTAACAGTGCCAGGAACATCAAACTGATCAAGACAGACAGCGCAGGTAAGGAAATGCCTTATTTGGAGCGTATGGTCGGGGGCGTGGTGCATAAGGCGGATATATTCAGCCGTCCGGTTACTTTCCCGACCACGACCTTGGCGACGGACAATCCCCAAGAATCCCTAGCGGCATCGCTGAACAAATACGGAAGGGTGGATTTGGGCTATATGTCCAAAACCGGCAATATGACTTCCGATGTGTTAAAAGAAGCCCTGAACGGTCGTATTTTCTACAACCCAATCGAAAAAGAATACCAGATATCCGAACGGTGGATTGCCGGCAATGTTGTGGAAAAGGCCCAACAGCTCAGTACCTATCTCGAAAACAATCCCGGTAACGTGGAAGCCCGGGGAAGCTTAACAGCCTTGGAAGAAGCACGGCCAAGACGTATCGAATTTGAAGAGCTAGACTTTAACCTCGGCGAACGGTGGATACCCACCGGAGTTTATGCCCGATTTGCTTCGCATTTGTTCGATACGGAAGTGCGTATCCATTATTCGGACAGTGCCGATGATTTTTCCATTCAGTGCAACCAGAAGAATGTACAGATATGGGATAAATATGCCGTCCAATCGCAAAGCAGAAAATTTGACGGAATTGCCCTGCTCAAACACGCCCTTGTTAATACCACACCGGATATCACCAAGAAAATAACGGTTGATGACAAGGAAGTCAAGGTACGTGATATGGAAACCATTCAGATGGCAAACACCAAAATCGACGAAATCCGTACCGCCTTTACCGATTGGCTTTACGCTCAGAACGATGAATTCAAAACTCGCCTTACGGATCAATACAACGATACGTTCAATTGCTTTGTCCGCCCGACCTATGACGGGAGCCATCAGGAATTTCCGGGATTGGACAGAAAAAGGTTGGGTATCGAAGACCTCTACGACAGCCAAAAGGACACCGTATGGATGATAAAGCTCAACAACGGTACAATATGCGACCACGAAGTAGGTACGGGAAAAACCCTGGTAATGTGCACGGCAGCGCAGGAATTGAAACGTTTGGGCCTGGCACATAAACCGATGATCATCGGGTTGAAAAGCAATGTTCACGAAATCGCCGAAACCTACCAAGCGGCTTACCCACACGCTAAAATATTGTTTCCGGGCAAGAATGACTTTACCCCGCAGAAACGGCAACGGATGTTTGGGGACATCAAAAACAACGATTGGGATTGCGTGATCCTTACCCACGATCAGTTCGGGATGATACCCCAATCACCCGAAATCCAAAAGGAGATCCTTGAGATCGAACTGGACAGTGTGGAACGTAACCTTGATGCAATGCAATCGCAAGGCAATGAAGTAACCCGGGGGATGCTCCGTGGGGCTCTCAAACGGAAGGAGAACCTTGAGGTTAAACTCAAAACCCTGCAACACAATATTGATAACAGGAAGGATGATGTGATGGACTTTAAAATGATGGGTATTGACCATTTGTTCATAGATGAAAGCCACCAGTTCAAAAACCTGATGTTCAATACACGGCACAGCCGGGTGGCCGGATTGGGCAACGCGGACGGAAGCCAAAAAGCACTGAACCTGCTGTTTGCCATCCGTACCATTCAAGACCGTTTGAATAGCGATATGGGAGCCACCTTTTTATCAGGTACGACCATCAGTAATTCCCTTACGGAACTCTACCTGCTCTTCAAGTACCTGCGACCAAGGGCATTGGAAAAACAGGGCATCAACTGCTTTGATGCGTGGGCAGCGATATATGCAAGGAAAACGACGGATTATGAATTTTCGGTAGCCAGCAATATCGTTTCCAAAGAACGCTTCCGTTACTTCATCAAGGTACCGGAGCTTGCCCAGTTCTATTCGGAGATCACTGATTATAGGATCGCAAGGGATATAGGTATCGACCGCCCGGAAAAAAACGAATTGCTTTATAATATCCCGCCAACACCTGAGCAAGAAATATTTATCGACAAGTTGATGCAATTCGCCAAAAATGGAGATGGAAGGCTTCTGGGCAGGCCTCCCCTGTCTCCCAGCGAAGAAAAGGCAAAAATGCTCATTGCTACGGATTATGCCCGCAAGATGTCTCTGGATATGCGGATGATCAGCAGTAAATATGAAGACCATCCCGACAACAAGGCTTCGCATTGTGCTGCAAATATCGCAAAGTATTACAATCAATACAATACACAGAAGGGAACGCAGTTCATTTTCTCCGATCTTGGAACCTACAAGCCGGGCGAATGGAACGTCTATTCCGAAATCAAACGCAAGCTCGTGCAAGACCACGACCTTCCGGCACACGAAGTCCGGTTCATCCAGGAAGCTAAATCCGACAAACAACGCAAAGAACTCATCAAAGGTATGAACGAGGGTAAAACCCGTGTGCTGTTCGGCTCCACGAGTATGCTCGGAACGGGGGTAAACGCACAGAAAAGGGCGGTTGCCGTTCATCATCTGGACACGCCTTGGCGGCCAAGCGACCTGGCACAACGCGATGGTCGGGCCATCCGAACGGGAAATGAAATTGCCAGGCATTTTGCGGATGATAAAGTGGATGTCATCATCTATGCCGTAGAAAAATCATTGGACAGTTATAAATTTAACCTGTTGTTCAACAAACAACTTTTTATCGACCAATTAAAATCCAACAATCTCGGCAAACGTACCATTGACGAGGGTAGTATGGACGAAAAATCGGGAATGAATTTTTCGGAGTATTTGGCCATTCTTTCGGGAAATACAGACCTGTTGGATAAAGCCAAAATCGAAAAACAGATTGCCGGATTGGAAAGCGAAAAGAGGGCATTTAACCGATCTAAGTACGGTGCCAAGAACAAGCTAAAAGACTTTACCGAACTCCGTGAGGGTGCAAAATCCCGTTTGGACCGTATGGGTCTTGATTGGAACAACCTGCAAGGGCGCATACAAAAACGTAAGGACGATACTATTGCAAATCCTGTTCAGTTGGACGGTCTGTCGCCCAATGCCGGTGCAAAACAGAGTGGGGCCAAACTCAATCAACTTGCGGAAAAATCCCGTACAGGAGGCCATTATCAGGAAATCGGAAGCCTGTACGGTTTTCAGTTATTGGTTAAAACGGAGGTATCCGAAAAAAAGGGCGTGAATATACGGTTAAACCGCTTTTTTGTAAAGGGCGAAGGCAATATCAAATATACGTTCAATAACGGAGTAATAGCAAAAGACCCAGAAACTGCATCAATGAATTTTTTGAGGGCATTGGAAAAACTGCCCGGCTATATTGACCGGGAACAAAAGAAAATTGCGGAAATACAAAAGGATTTACCCGTTCTTCATGAGGTGGTGGGTGGTACGTGGTCTAAAGAAAATAGATTAAACGAACTCAAAACGGAATTGGCGGCGATTGACCGGAAGTTACAACTATCCACTACGCCAGAACCTGAAGAAGAGCAAAATAATGAAAAAAAGGAAGGGGTTGCTAAACCAAATAATACCCCCGAGAACTGTTCTGTAGGTATAAAAGTCAGATAA
- a CDS encoding DUF1896 domain-containing protein, whose product MDTQKDLSYFRLRLQDLLQVSFPEKAYDQKFIDQRSTWAANAYEGAFLSGNPISQCDEIANYILFEGLHFSKFDTVFQVVCNEFDTLMADEELRLLALKMFPVCEPIFAKYKLTDDFAYGYEFDVLYTELTGTIALWIEENALP is encoded by the coding sequence ATGGATACACAAAAAGACCTGTCGTATTTCAGGTTACGCTTGCAGGATCTATTACAGGTTAGTTTTCCCGAAAAAGCATACGACCAAAAATTTATAGACCAGCGTTCCACCTGGGCCGCCAATGCCTATGAAGGGGCCTTTTTATCTGGAAACCCTATATCACAATGCGATGAGATCGCCAATTACATCCTCTTTGAAGGCCTGCACTTCTCCAAATTCGATACAGTTTTTCAGGTGGTCTGCAATGAGTTCGATACCCTAATGGCAGATGAAGAACTGCGCCTGTTAGCCCTTAAAATGTTCCCGGTCTGTGAACCGATTTTTGCCAAGTATAAACTAACCGATGACTTCGCCTACGGTTATGAGTTTGATGTCCTCTACACTGAACTTACCGGAACCATCGCCCTATGGATTGAGGAGAATGCGCTTCCGTAA
- a CDS encoding radical SAM protein, which produces MNILLINSPNEMDNSLENANYSLFPHIGIVQLATRLEEDFGNQINVEVIDGGIKTLSEIKRKIVSFEPSIVGISVLTPTYGEGLKIASFAKKRNAIIVLGNDHAIFFPKEILNNRPEIDYIVTNDIAEQPFSDLISCIIHETSVEKVDSLAYRNNGEVLINPVKQYSLKDRNTIPDLDFIKNDLDKYSKKYYSQHGQLHGEEVNVITINNARGCENKLRCSYCSIADLRVTTGDPVQFWETVTHYHDKYNINLFFEVYDSFTASPRYIKSLLESMPTYVKRKIKNGNIEFMIYARTLGLLAKDNVNKFKELGVRRVNIGLDSGDADILEAQRKNKTTDKTNIDALKLLSKADMSVHGSFMLGAAGETVATVKKTTGHIKEVMEIVEFSSIEVSRLYPLPNSPIWDILVDYFNPQFYKNSEEIDSVLAKLNLSVPVEKHMELSSKYQSADLFNKEELMSDWYQNFTHIDQDFAVSEIQKLDDFIEMKNIQTGKNVG; this is translated from the coding sequence ATGAATATTCTTCTTATAAACAGTCCTAATGAAATGGATAATTCGCTTGAAAATGCAAATTATTCCTTATTTCCTCATATTGGAATTGTACAATTAGCTACTCGTTTGGAAGAAGATTTCGGTAACCAGATTAATGTTGAGGTAATAGATGGAGGAATAAAAACACTCTCAGAGATTAAGCGTAAAATAGTATCATTCGAGCCTTCAATAGTTGGAATATCTGTCCTCACCCCTACCTATGGCGAGGGATTGAAAATAGCCTCCTTTGCAAAGAAAAGGAATGCAATCATCGTTTTAGGGAATGATCATGCCATTTTTTTCCCCAAAGAAATTTTGAATAATCGCCCTGAAATAGATTATATCGTAACCAACGATATTGCTGAACAGCCATTTTCTGATTTAATTTCATGTATTATTCATGAAACTTCCGTTGAGAAAGTAGACTCGTTGGCTTATAGGAATAATGGTGAAGTATTAATAAATCCAGTCAAACAATATTCTTTAAAAGATAGAAATACTATTCCGGATCTTGATTTTATCAAAAATGATCTTGATAAATATTCGAAGAAATATTATTCCCAACATGGGCAACTTCATGGTGAAGAAGTTAATGTAATAACTATAAATAATGCGAGAGGCTGCGAAAATAAATTACGATGTTCTTACTGTAGTATTGCAGATTTAAGAGTAACTACGGGGGATCCAGTACAATTTTGGGAAACAGTAACTCACTATCACGACAAGTATAATATTAATCTATTTTTTGAGGTGTATGATAGTTTTACTGCCAGCCCCAGATATATTAAATCATTACTTGAGAGCATGCCTACTTATGTTAAGCGTAAAATAAAGAATGGTAATATAGAATTTATGATTTATGCTCGAACTCTTGGATTATTAGCAAAGGATAATGTGAATAAATTTAAAGAATTAGGAGTAAGAAGAGTTAATATCGGATTAGACTCAGGAGATGCAGATATTTTAGAAGCTCAAAGAAAAAATAAAACCACAGACAAAACCAATATTGATGCCCTAAAGCTGCTGAGTAAGGCTGACATGTCTGTACATGGATCATTTATGTTAGGAGCCGCCGGAGAAACCGTTGCCACCGTAAAAAAAACCACTGGTCATATCAAAGAAGTAATGGAGATAGTTGAATTTTCTTCAATTGAGGTTTCAAGATTATACCCATTGCCTAATAGCCCAATATGGGATATTTTGGTTGATTATTTTAATCCTCAATTTTATAAGAATAGTGAAGAAATTGATAGTGTCCTGGCGAAATTAAATCTTTCTGTTCCTGTTGAAAAACATATGGAATTGTCCTCTAAATACCAGAGTGCCGATTTATTTAATAAGGAGGAACTAATGAGTGACTGGTATCAAAATTTCACTCATATTGATCAAGATTTTGCAGTTTCTGAGATTCAGAAACTAGATGATTTCATTGAAATGAAAAATATTCAGACAGGGAAAAATGTAGGCTAA